In a single window of the Gossypium hirsutum isolate 1008001.06 chromosome D02, Gossypium_hirsutum_v2.1, whole genome shotgun sequence genome:
- the LOC107910125 gene encoding eukaryotic translation initiation factor 5A-2 produces the protein MSDEEHHFESKADAGASKTYPQQAGTIRKNGYIVIKGRPCKVVEVSTSKTGKHGHAKCHFVGIDIFTGKKLEDILPSSHNCDVPHVNRTDYQLIDISEDGFVSLLTENGNTKDDLRLPTDDNLLTQIKDGFAEGKDLVVSVMSAMGEEQICGLKDIGPK, from the exons ATGTCGGACGAGGAGCACCACTTCGAGTCTAAAGCTGATGCTGGAGCTTCTAAAACTTATCCTCAGCAAGCTGGTACCATCCGTAAGAACGGTTACATTGTTATTAAAGGCCGTCCTTGCAAG GTTGTGGAAGTTTCAACATCCAAGACTGGGAAGCACGGGCACGCAAAATGTCACTTTGTTGGAATTGATATCTTCACCGGCAAAAAGCTGGAAGATATCCTTCCCTCCTCTCACAACTGTGAT GTTCCTCATGTCAACCGTACTGATTACCAGCTGATTGATATCTCTGAGGATGGATTT GTGAGTCTGCTGACTGAGAATGGGAACACGAAGGATGATCTCAGGCTTCCAACTGATGATAATCTGCTGACGCAG ATAAAGGATGGATTTGCGGAGGGGAAAGATCTGGTTGTGTCTGTTATGTCGGCTATGGGGGAGGAGCAGATCTGTGGTCTCAAGGACATTGGCCCAAAGTAA
- the LOC107910126 gene encoding nodulin-related protein 1 produces the protein MASERDPKPGTSELLSSAKLVADAAKSTFNKESDKVDKGKVAGAGADLLGAGQHYGKLDKDKGVGQYVEKVETYLHQYQTSHSAPTTNPDSHGTGAAAKDSETAPAGGGGVGDYMKMAQGFLGK, from the coding sequence ATGGCTTCAGAGAGAGACCCTAAACCAGGCACCTCCGAACTCCTGTCTAGCGCTAAGCTGGTGGCGGACGCAGCAAAGTCCACATTCAACAAAGAAAGCGACAAGGTTGACAAGGGTAAGGTTGCTGGCGCAGGTGCTGATCTTTTGGGTGCCGGCCAACACTATGGGAAGCTGGATAAGGACAAGGGTGTTGGCCAATATGTCGAAAAGGTTGAGACTTACTTGCATCAATACCAGACTAGTCACTCAGCTCCCACCACCAACCCCGACTCCCATGGAACCGGTGCCGCCGCCAAAGATTCTGAAACTGCTCCAGCAGGTGGTGGTGGTGTTGGGGATTACATGAAGATGGCTCAAGGTTTCTTAggcaaataa